Proteins encoded within one genomic window of bacterium:
- a CDS encoding sigma factor-like helix-turn-helix DNA-binding protein: MSTANIVLAFKPKNVTKKLLSSLTDRAKLVVTKRYGLDKDGEKMTLEAIGEQYSITRERVRQIEHAALINIRKSAAYKQEKAAFDELHSVIDSLGAFLAEDDLLTILSKDASARNHIHFMLVVGEDFRKEKEDVEFKHRWNIDQSLSKKIHEAIRKLYQSLGDESLIPESEILQEFLKHLQDVNQKYLTEEIAKRWLSVSKNLDKNPLGEWGKADSSNVRTKGIRDYAFLAMRKHGSPIHFRDIAKQIEKLFDKKAHIATTHNELIKDKRFVLVGRGLYALSEWGYLSGVVKDVIKKVLDKNGPLTKEEIIKKVLKERYVKENTILVNLQNNKLFKKDKEGKYHYVEKE; encoded by the coding sequence ATGTCTACCGCAAACATAGTATTGGCTTTTAAGCCAAAGAACGTTACAAAGAAGCTCCTATCTTCGCTAACAGATAGGGCTAAGCTTGTTGTAACAAAGCGTTACGGACTTGATAAGGACGGTGAAAAGATGACCTTAGAGGCCATTGGAGAGCAATACTCAATCACTCGTGAACGTGTTCGTCAGATTGAGCACGCTGCCCTTATCAACATCAGAAAGTCAGCTGCTTACAAGCAAGAGAAGGCTGCTTTTGATGAATTACATTCTGTTATCGATTCTCTTGGAGCATTTCTTGCGGAAGATGATCTTCTTACAATTCTATCTAAGGATGCATCAGCAAGAAATCATATTCACTTTATGTTGGTAGTTGGAGAAGATTTCAGAAAAGAAAAAGAGGATGTAGAATTCAAGCACAGATGGAATATTGATCAATCTCTATCAAAAAAGATTCACGAAGCTATCAGAAAACTATATCAAAGTCTTGGCGATGAATCTCTTATCCCAGAATCAGAAATCTTACAAGAATTTTTAAAGCATCTACAAGATGTTAACCAAAAGTACTTAACAGAAGAAATTGCAAAAAGATGGTTGTCTGTTTCTAAAAATTTAGATAAAAATCCATTAGGTGAATGGGGAAAAGCTGATTCATCAAATGTTAGAACTAAGGGTATTAGAGACTATGCATTTCTTGCTATGAGAAAGCATGGTTCACCAATTCACTTCCGTGATATTGCAAAGCAAATTGAGAAACTATTTGATAAAAAGGCACACATTGCTACGACTCACAATGAGCTTATAAAAGACAAGAGATTCGTTCTTGTTGGAAGAGGTTTATACGCTTTAAGTGAATGGGGATATCTAAGTGGCGTTGTTAAGGATGTTATCAAGAAGGTCTTAGATAAAAATGGTCCATTAACTAAAGAAGAAATAATAAAGAAGGTTCTTAAAGAAAGATATGTTAAGGAAAATACTATATTAGTAAACCTACAAAACAATAAGCTATTTAAGAAAGATAAAGAAGGAAAGTATCATTACGTAGAGAAGGAATAA
- the mltG gene encoding endolytic transglycosylase MltG, translating to MNESEIKTEKKSIDNEIDSSGHISPKVFAWRLFRLFSLPIVALLLIVVYFVSAPMVLFEKPVMIEIISGDTMKTISTELKDAQIIRSADLLRLMITIYGGQNKIKAGVYEFDSPSNIFNIAYRLSHQDYGYIPIKLTFPEGINSRDVLSIINSKFPNLVNSTSSENDKLLITSKEGYLFPDTYFFPPNADIKMIVDRMLAEYKRKIEKYSLDISKSGHTESEIIIMASILEEEVRTAEDRKIVADLLWRRITNGMPLQVDSSIGYINGKKSSDLTLNDLAMNSAYNTYKNKGLPPTPISNPGIDAIEAAISPIKNDYIFFLTGNDGKTYFSKTYAEHLKFKRLYIR from the coding sequence ATGAACGAATCTGAAATAAAAACAGAAAAAAAATCTATAGATAATGAGATTGATTCATCGGGCCATATATCACCTAAGGTTTTTGCTTGGAGACTATTTAGATTGTTCTCTTTACCCATCGTTGCGCTACTTTTGATTGTTGTTTATTTCGTATCAGCTCCAATGGTTCTATTTGAAAAACCAGTGATGATTGAAATTATTTCTGGGGACACCATGAAGACTATATCAACAGAACTTAAGGACGCTCAAATCATAAGATCTGCAGACCTACTTAGGCTTATGATAACCATTTACGGAGGACAAAATAAAATAAAGGCGGGGGTTTATGAATTTGATAGTCCATCGAACATTTTTAATATTGCTTACAGATTATCACATCAAGATTATGGTTATATCCCAATTAAACTAACTTTCCCTGAAGGTATTAATTCTAGAGATGTACTTAGTATTATTAATTCTAAATTTCCGAACCTTGTAAATAGCACGAGCTCTGAAAATGACAAATTATTGATAACTTCAAAAGAAGGATATCTATTTCCGGATACATATTTCTTTCCACCAAATGCAGACATAAAAATGATTGTAGATAGAATGTTGGCTGAGTATAAAAGAAAAATTGAAAAGTACAGTTTGGATATTTCAAAAAGTGGTCATACAGAATCAGAAATAATAATAATGGCATCAATTCTTGAAGAGGAAGTTAGAACAGCTGAAGATAGGAAAATAGTTGCTGATTTATTATGGAGAAGAATTACAAATGGAATGCCACTTCAGGTGGATAGTAGTATTGGTTACATCAATGGAAAAAAATCTTCAGATTTAACTCTTAATGATTTAGCAATGAACTCCGCATACAACACTTACAAAAATAAAGGCTTGCCACCTACTCCAATTTCAAATCCAGGAATCGATGCGATCGAGGCTGCTATTTCTCCAATAAAGAACGATTACATTTTCTTCCTAACAGGAAATGATGGTAAAACATATTTTTCTAAAACTTACGCTGAACACTTGAAATTTAAGAGATTATATATAAGATAA
- the mnmA gene encoding tRNA 2-thiouridine(34) synthase MnmA: protein MNISWGSKGVKTLKTGKKKVFVGLSGGVDSGVSAYLLKDAGYDVTGVFIKVWQPENGDCTWKEDRRDAMRVAAHLGIKFMTLDLKNEYKRGVVDYMIDEYAKGRTPNPDVMCNREVKFGAFMNWALDNGADYVATGHYAQTENGEMFEGRDPEKDQSYFLWTLSEAQLDKILFPIGHLKKSEVRVLAEKSKLPVANKKDSQGVCFIGHIDMKDFIRENILADISTSTFSNEEPVTRLKVLKGLSDGDVLDIQGNIIGKHNGSLLYTIGERHGLVLNNHSANSPKYYVIEKDVEKNTITVAEKEQIKNEGAGTVDRLVFDDVHFISGNYKEMLIEHPIQCLARSRYRQKKEECVLTHVVDKVSGDDKYEVSFKNPQENITPGQSLVLYFTENKDSSRIGVKTLGGVII from the coding sequence ATGAATATCTCATGGGGCTCTAAAGGAGTTAAAACTTTAAAAACAGGTAAAAAAAAGGTCTTTGTAGGCCTTTCTGGAGGTGTAGACTCTGGTGTTTCTGCATACCTTCTAAAAGATGCTGGTTATGACGTCACAGGTGTCTTTATAAAGGTATGGCAACCTGAAAATGGTGATTGTACATGGAAGGAGGATAGAAGAGATGCTATGAGGGTTGCAGCCCATTTAGGTATTAAGTTTATGACACTTGATCTTAAAAATGAGTACAAGAGAGGTGTTGTTGATTATATGATCGATGAATACGCAAAAGGCAGAACTCCAAACCCTGATGTGATGTGCAATAGAGAAGTGAAATTTGGAGCCTTCATGAATTGGGCACTTGATAATGGAGCTGATTATGTTGCAACAGGTCATTATGCTCAAACTGAAAATGGAGAAATGTTTGAAGGAAGAGATCCTGAAAAAGATCAATCATATTTTTTGTGGACTTTGTCTGAGGCTCAACTGGATAAAATATTATTCCCAATTGGTCATTTAAAAAAGAGTGAAGTACGAGTGTTGGCAGAGAAAAGCAAACTACCTGTTGCTAACAAAAAAGACAGTCAAGGTGTTTGCTTCATCGGGCATATCGATATGAAGGATTTTATTAGAGAAAATATTTTGGCTGATATCTCGACGTCTACTTTTTCTAATGAAGAGCCTGTAACAAGGCTTAAGGTTTTAAAAGGGCTTTCTGATGGCGATGTTCTAGATATACAAGGAAACATTATTGGAAAACACAATGGATCACTTCTTTATACAATTGGTGAGAGGCATGGCTTAGTCTTGAATAATCATTCTGCAAATTCTCCTAAATATTATGTTATAGAAAAAGATGTTGAAAAAAATACAATAACTGTCGCAGAAAAGGAACAAATTAAAAATGAAGGTGCTGGCACGGTAGATAGACTAGTTTTCGATGATGTACATTTCATCTCAGGAAATTACAAAGAGATGCTTATAGAACATCCTATTCAATGTCTTGCTAGATCAAGATACAGGCAAAAGAAAGAAGAATGTGTATTGACTCATGTTGTAGATAAAGTTAGTGGTGATGATAAATATGAGGTATCTTTCAAAAATCCTCAAGAAAATATTACACCAGGACAATCTCTTGTTTTGTATTTTACAGAAAATAAAGATAGTAGTAGGATTGGCGTGAAGACATTAGGTGGTGTTATAATATAA
- a CDS encoding restriction endonuclease, with amino-acid sequence MNPILIKKSDGTREEFDVLKLQESLIKSGAPITVADKIIRTITEELKIKSEKKGRGPVCDITEIYKQAFLMLKKMSVSAAARYSLRRSLMEIGPSGFPFEEFVAEVFKAQGYRTLTDQIVLGKCVPHEVDVVAWNDKKLIMAEVKYHNELAGKTDLKVALYVKARFDDLSKNKYQYTEDTPARKLDEGWLVTNTKFTETAIVYATCSNLNMLSWNYPRERNLLDLIEEYKLHPVTCLTSLTTSDKKFLIGRKIILCSDLYNNKKAMKELGMSEAKIFKAYSEMGAVFEELDRAKEALKS; translated from the coding sequence ATGAATCCAATTTTAATTAAAAAATCAGATGGAACAAGAGAGGAATTTGATGTATTGAAACTGCAGGAGTCACTTATTAAGTCAGGCGCACCCATAACTGTGGCTGATAAAATAATCAGAACTATTACAGAGGAACTAAAGATTAAATCTGAAAAGAAAGGTAGGGGGCCAGTTTGTGATATCACAGAGATATACAAGCAAGCATTTTTGATGCTAAAGAAAATGTCTGTTTCTGCAGCCGCTAGATATTCACTAAGAAGATCATTAATGGAAATTGGCCCATCTGGATTTCCGTTTGAAGAGTTTGTTGCAGAAGTATTTAAGGCCCAAGGATATAGAACTTTAACGGATCAAATTGTTCTTGGTAAATGTGTTCCTCATGAAGTTGATGTTGTGGCATGGAACGACAAGAAACTAATCATGGCTGAAGTTAAATATCATAATGAGCTAGCTGGAAAAACAGATTTAAAAGTGGCGCTTTACGTCAAAGCAAGATTTGATGATTTGTCTAAAAATAAGTACCAATATACTGAAGATACACCAGCAAGAAAATTGGATGAAGGATGGCTCGTCACAAATACAAAATTCACAGAAACCGCAATAGTTTACGCTACGTGCAGTAATTTAAATATGTTAAGTTGGAATTACCCAAGGGAAAGAAATTTGTTAGATCTTATAGAGGAATATAAATTACATCCAGTAACTTGTTTGACGTCGCTAACTACATCGGATAAGAAATTCTTGATTGGTAGAAAAATAATATTGTGTAGCGATTTATACAATAATAAAAAAGCGATGAAAGAATTGGGAATGTCCGAAGCTAAAATATTTAAAGCTTACTCTGAAATGGGCGCTGTCTTTGAGGAATTAGATAGAGCTAAAGAAGCATTGAAATCATAA
- a CDS encoding M3 family metallopeptidase, with the protein MNKTNNFKMNWDFSALYKSDTDPKLEVDISLMENKFNVFSKKYSNKKFLNSTKSILASLKDWEKLQNEAGFAKPVWYLERLNDTDSENVKRKARSDLFMARVRKAGNEVIFYTLSLSKIDAKTQKLILADKAFAPYKYYLKKLFESGKHLLTEAEEKIINLKNQVTYDMWVDAQSNLLSKQTVSFKGKDIPVSEAMMMRSQLGYDERHELHNKIIPTLKGISHMAEAELVAIYTDKKIDDELRGYKNAYQATVEDYENDLDTVENLVKVINSNMGISHKFFKARASLLGLKKLGSADLYAPIVKSESKKLSTEEILNKTIEGFEKIKPVYADYVRNYAKNGQIDFLPRKGKRGGAYCASGNLVPTAVMMNVTGSIDDICTLSHEMGHAIHAELSKSQSIFYSGHTISVAEVASTFFEQLVIDDLIENAENDQEKLRLLDEKMKGDIGTIFRQISYFNYELKLHNKIRTEGGASKEEMAAMFLRESRNFVGPVLAPHEDDGYSFIYLSHLRYFFYVYSYALGQIISRSLCAKYKVDNSFIEKVEDFLRAGQSMSPRDIFLKTGIDIADPKFIQTGLDAIAEDVKKYEEIIKKINKTRKK; encoded by the coding sequence ATGAATAAAACAAATAACTTTAAAATGAATTGGGATTTTTCTGCTTTATACAAGTCGGATACTGATCCAAAGCTCGAAGTGGATATATCGTTAATGGAAAATAAGTTTAATGTTTTTTCAAAAAAATACTCAAATAAGAAATTTCTAAACTCAACTAAGTCTATTCTTGCATCACTTAAAGATTGGGAGAAGTTGCAAAATGAAGCCGGCTTTGCAAAACCTGTTTGGTATTTGGAAAGACTTAATGACACAGACTCGGAAAACGTAAAAAGAAAAGCAAGGTCAGATCTTTTCATGGCAAGAGTTAGAAAAGCTGGGAATGAGGTGATTTTCTATACTCTATCGTTGTCTAAAATAGACGCAAAAACTCAAAAACTAATTTTGGCTGATAAAGCATTCGCTCCATATAAATATTATCTTAAAAAACTTTTTGAATCTGGAAAACATTTGCTTACTGAAGCTGAGGAAAAAATAATCAACCTTAAAAACCAGGTTACATATGACATGTGGGTTGATGCGCAGTCAAATCTATTAAGTAAACAGACTGTTAGCTTTAAAGGAAAAGATATTCCAGTTTCAGAAGCCATGATGATGAGGTCTCAATTGGGTTATGATGAAAGACACGAGCTTCATAATAAAATTATTCCAACTCTAAAGGGAATAAGTCATATGGCTGAGGCAGAGCTTGTTGCAATTTATACGGATAAGAAAATTGATGATGAATTAAGAGGCTATAAAAATGCATACCAGGCTACAGTTGAAGATTATGAAAATGACTTAGATACGGTAGAGAATCTAGTTAAAGTTATTAATTCTAATATGGGGATTTCACATAAATTCTTTAAAGCTAGAGCGAGTCTTTTAGGTCTTAAAAAATTAGGTTCCGCTGATTTATATGCACCAATCGTAAAGAGTGAATCAAAAAAACTATCTACAGAAGAGATACTGAATAAGACAATAGAGGGTTTTGAAAAAATTAAACCAGTATATGCAGATTACGTTAGGAACTATGCAAAAAATGGGCAAATAGATTTTCTTCCAAGAAAAGGTAAAAGAGGTGGGGCATATTGCGCAAGTGGAAATTTGGTTCCAACCGCAGTGATGATGAACGTCACAGGAAGTATTGATGACATATGTACACTTTCTCATGAAATGGGCCATGCAATACACGCAGAGCTCTCAAAAAGCCAGTCTATCTTTTACTCTGGTCATACTATTTCTGTTGCGGAGGTTGCAAGTACTTTTTTTGAACAATTGGTAATTGACGATTTAATTGAAAATGCAGAAAATGATCAAGAAAAACTTAGATTATTGGATGAGAAGATGAAAGGTGATATTGGTACGATATTTAGACAGATATCATATTTCAATTATGAATTAAAACTTCATAATAAAATAAGAACAGAGGGTGGTGCGTCAAAAGAAGAAATGGCAGCTATGTTTCTAAGGGAATCAAGAAACTTTGTAGGACCAGTTCTTGCCCCCCATGAGGACGATGGATATTCTTTTATATACCTTTCGCATTTGAGATATTTCTTCTATGTATATAGTTACGCATTGGGGCAAATTATTAGTAGATCACTATGTGCAAAATATAAGGTAGATAATTCCTTTATTGAAAAAGTTGAGGACTTCCTAAGAGCAGGACAATCAATGTCACCTAGAGATATTTTTCTAAAAACAGGAATAGACATTGCAGACCCAAAGTTCATTCAAACAGGACTTGATGCAATAGCTGAGGACGTTAAGAAATATGAGGAGATTATTAAGAAGATAAATAAGACAAGGAAGAAGTAG